From one Sphaeramia orbicularis chromosome 9, fSphaOr1.1, whole genome shotgun sequence genomic stretch:
- the LOC115425587 gene encoding FK506-binding protein 15-like, translating to MCFSSQLQTELEEEWKGKAEDALQDKLNQLQEKFTALKQSKESEEQSLLQQRSHTEELNALQEKYTALEQQGTAVREKLERRVVELENKLAEQQGSGDTAAEVKRVMNGVFHSLRGEFDLSESYSGQAVLGVIVTTIKNVTLQLLSNSEKSAPTPSKKEEKEEEEEVKPQQNVHVNGEREEEVKEEEKEEVHTAQSESQPLGKDQKDEEVSEKTETVPASETQNQSEALESMEIHQGTATESKPAEEAADSEAQQEAVPCSAPPAAPLEEDDTSKTPDPPGGSEESSTPEMAQETEEHNAVVNSETEKNKDDEEHPEETNGDTQKGFGPPTNPPPPPKAQNSPRQDTG from the exons TTCACAGCTCTGAAACAGTCGAAAGAGTCCGAAGAACAGAGTTTACTGCAGCAGCGGAGTCACACTGAGGAGCTGAACGCCCTTCAGGAAAAA TACACAGCCTTGGAGCAGCAGGGAACAGCTGTACGAGAGAAACTGGAGAGGAGAGTGGTTGAACTGGAGAACAAACTGGCAGAACAACAAGGTTCAGGAGACACTGCAGCAGAg gTGAAGCGTGTGATGAATGGAGTGTTCCATTCTCTGCGAGGGGAGTTTGACCTCAGTGAGTCGTACAGTGGCCAGGCTGTGTTGGGGGTGATTGTCACCACCATCAAG AATGTAACCCTGCAGCTGTTGAGCAACTCTGAGAAATCAGCACCGACACCGAGTaagaaggaagagaaagaggag gaagaggaggtcaAACCTCAGCAGAACGTTCATGTGAATggagaaagagaagaggaagtcaaagaggaagagaaggaggaagtacATACGGCTCAATCTGAGTCTCAACCACTCGGCAAGGACCAGAAGGACGAGGAAGTATCGGAAAAGACGGAAACAGTTCCTGCGTCAGAAACACAAAATCAGTCAGAAGCTTTAGAGTCCATGGAAATCCATCAGGGTACAGCCACTGAATCCAAACCAGCGGAGGAGGCAGCAGATTCAGAAGCACAGCAGGAGGCGGTACCATGCtctgctcctcctgctgctcctttGGAAGAGGACGACACCAGTAAAACTCCAGATCCACCAGGAGGATCTGAGGAGAGTTCAACACCTGAGATggcacaagaaactgaagaacacaACGCTGTGGTGAACAGTGAGACGGAGAAGAACAAGGATGATGAAGAGCATCCAGAAGAAACCAATGGTGATACTCAGAAAGGCTTTGGCCCGCCCACAAACCCTCCTCCACCACCAAAAGCACAGAACAGCCCACGGCAGGACACAGGGTGA
- the LOC115425114 gene encoding FK506-binding protein 15-like, giving the protein MLCSSCCSYREDDTSKTPDPPGGSEESSTPEMAQETEEHNAVVNSETEKNKDDEEHPEETNGDTQKGFGPPTNPPPPPKAQNSPRQDTGLTGGMGEENGEGPFFQTTTPAKPPAAASEEEEEEELSLKGHPPPAPLFGDDDEDDDLDWLN; this is encoded by the exons ATGCtctgctcctcctgctgctcctacAGAGAGGACGACACCAGTAAAACTCCAGATCCACCAGGAGGATCTGAGGAGAGTTCAACACCTGAGATggcacaagaaactgaagaacacaACGCTGTGGTGAACAGTGAGACGGAGAAGAACAAGGATGATGAAGAGCATCCAGAAGAAACCAATGGTGATACTCAGAAAGGCTTTGGCCCGCCCACAAACCCTCCTCCACCACCAAAAGCACAGAACAGCCCACGGCAGGACACAGG tctgactgggggaatgggtgaggaaaatggagaggggccatttttccagaccacaactcctgccaaacCCCCTGCAGCGGCCagcgaggaggaagaggaggaggaactg AGCTTGAAGGGGCATCCTCCACCTGCCCCGCTGTTCGGTgacgacgacgaagacgatgatctggactggctaaacTGA